From one Caldichromatium japonicum genomic stretch:
- a CDS encoding sensor histidine kinase — translation MEPSYPSWSALRWLFLFRLLMVIGLVLAFSPALTDPAIAHSNIEDAWNLLLGYASLVLASGFGLSLRWPTPVNQVQLALFVDILTYTLLMHTAGGVTSGLGLLLAVSVATAALLLDGRLSLLFAAFSSLAVISEQLYSALAEEDIPVSFTQAGLLGLVFFAVAWLAHVLYQRVRSAEALAEQRQIDLDNLAQLNEFIIQSMGTGILVTNGAQRVKLINAAARDLLGGKEILAGTDLSMLAPEIGTWLAGQNPASPPSIAQISIANRELRVSCKRLGGGRSSGLILYLCDSREAEREAQRIKLASLGTLTASIAHNIRNPLSAISHAAQLLSEGAGLSEEDRYFITIIQRNSARIEETVRSVLTLSRNRPSEPQWIDLAEWCTAFVADFREQHQLSPDDCWVTIDERPLGINMDPRHLHQIIANLCENALVHGQAPGEPPRIQLRLRRLQAPPRIYLEICDQGPGIDPARAREIFNPFFTTKTQGIGLGLYIARELAMANGIQLTYTPALPRGSCFCLIFGRDLLFS, via the coding sequence ATGGAGCCATCCTACCCCAGTTGGAGCGCATTGCGCTGGCTGTTTCTGTTTCGGCTGTTGATGGTGATCGGTCTGGTGTTGGCCTTCTCGCCCGCATTGACCGACCCGGCCATCGCGCACTCGAACATCGAGGATGCCTGGAACCTGCTTCTGGGCTATGCGTCCCTGGTGCTTGCCAGCGGTTTTGGGCTATCTCTGCGTTGGCCAACGCCGGTCAACCAGGTTCAACTGGCCCTGTTCGTCGATATCCTGACCTATACGCTGTTGATGCATACTGCTGGCGGGGTCACCAGCGGTCTCGGGCTTTTGCTTGCAGTCTCTGTGGCCACCGCTGCGCTCCTGCTTGATGGCCGGCTGTCGCTCCTGTTCGCGGCCTTCTCCTCGCTTGCGGTCATCAGCGAGCAGCTCTATAGCGCCTTGGCCGAGGAGGATATCCCCGTCTCCTTCACCCAGGCGGGTCTCCTGGGTCTGGTCTTTTTTGCTGTCGCTTGGCTCGCCCATGTCCTCTATCAACGGGTGCGCTCGGCCGAGGCGCTCGCCGAGCAGCGCCAGATCGACCTCGACAATCTCGCCCAGCTCAATGAGTTCATCATCCAAAGCATGGGGACGGGTATCCTGGTGACCAATGGCGCGCAACGGGTCAAGCTGATCAATGCCGCAGCCCGCGACCTGCTTGGGGGGAAGGAGATCCTCGCCGGCACCGATCTCAGTATGCTTGCGCCCGAGATTGGAACCTGGCTTGCCGGACAGAACCCAGCAAGTCCGCCCAGCATTGCGCAGATTAGCATTGCGAATCGCGAACTTCGGGTCTCCTGCAAACGCCTCGGCGGCGGGCGCAGCAGCGGCCTGATCCTGTATCTCTGCGACAGTCGCGAAGCCGAGCGTGAGGCCCAGCGGATCAAGCTCGCCTCGCTCGGTACCCTGACCGCCAGTATCGCCCACAACATCCGCAACCCCTTGAGTGCCATCAGCCATGCTGCACAGCTGCTCTCCGAGGGCGCGGGGCTTTCGGAGGAGGATCGATACTTCATCACGATCATCCAGCGCAACAGCGCGCGCATCGAAGAGACGGTGCGCAGCGTGCTGACCCTTTCGCGCAACCGGCCAAGTGAACCGCAATGGATCGATCTGGCCGAGTGGTGCACAGCCTTTGTTGCCGATTTTCGCGAACAACATCAGCTGAGCCCGGACGATTGCTGGGTCACGATTGACGAGCGTCCCTTGGGCATCAACATGGACCCGCGCCATCTCCATCAGATCATCGCCAATCTGTGCGAGAACGCCTTGGTTCACGGCCAGGCCCCAGGCGAGCCGCCGCGGATTCAGCTCAGGCTCAGGCGTCTCCAGGCACCGCCACGCATCTATCTGGAGATCTGCGACCAGGGCCCCGGGATCGACCCAGCCCGCGCGCGCGAGATCTTCAATCCGTTCTTCACGACCAAGACCCAGGGGATCGGACTCGGGCTTTATATCGCACGTGAGCTGGCTATGGCCAACGGCATCCAGTTGACCTATACGCCGGCCCTCCCCCGCGGAAGCTGTTTTTGCCTGATCTTCGGTCGCGATCTGCTCTTCTCTTGA